In Chelmon rostratus isolate fCheRos1 chromosome 21, fCheRos1.pri, whole genome shotgun sequence, the genomic window TGCatgataactgttttttaaaactgataccgagaaccgataactttcagctcctaaaggccgataccgataaccgataacacacacatatacctaacatcatgacatcaataccacgaacaaaaccaaaaacagttttgactctttaaatgaagagatatttatttttccaatgaaaactaaaagtgcattcctcaatgacaacaaaaataatgcacagtgcatattgtactgacagaagttagaagacggcgctcttaaatactcaattctgattggtcaatcgtGTGTTCCAaacagactaaaggggcaatcccttaatgtaccaagctcaataacaaatcgcctGCTGGtttgagtggcataatatggagcattttccgtacattatttttaatttgtttggagaggaccaaacactcggctggagaatgatgtccccagcaaaacagacgagaaaagtaaagaacaacgctggaccaacaggaggagcgatattaagacacaaaagacttgaggacgcagagattgaccagattgaagccgacagacacgaaaaaaacaccaagagaaacacgatcggtctgctaaaagactgctgagtggagacaaaactggagacagatttttttaatgtctgacgctgaaagcagaaatcagctgatgcaggacttttatccatcagtccgaaaaaacagcggtaaaccaaactctgtctccagctacgtctctctcaggtctgggatatcccatcacttctccacatttgacatgatttcgctgaatatctgtaaagaaataagttttcctgcctgccggcctgcgcacagtgagaggcggttgctacgcaacatacgtgtttactttcagagccgctgcgcagtgagagcggtgacaggcgagcgtagactcattttaaatcaataaaatatgttttaatcagtattttgtgtcaaactattgaatgctttagtagtaagccgtgttctaagtgggataatgtatagtgagcagtttcctacggagaagcgtcatcctgaaggaagatacatgatcccttacttagacttatctatgtaaacaaactgaagaagggcagtccaaagtaagtcaagcaccatcacgtccatgattaaatcttcaataaccttagcccgtgggtcatctttggcaaatttcttggacttttcgaaagcctcgccgacgcgtAAGTCCCGatggcttctttgcggctggcttgctaacgttagcgtctttagcacGCCGGCtgtcctcatacgctttccaaactccgtcagagcggtggttatgtttcacgtgactgatcaggtattaaagctgGTGCAATTTCTCACTCCTAGTGGAACTCCCTTGGatcatttgttacgaataaccagcgaacaatcttcttcggaaactttgaagaagtctgaactctgttttcataagcacgctgtgccgcatgctgcattcaaggtgtaacgtacattccccagttccctcgtttgccagtcgttcttttggcctatttaagttcatgtttctattttttgtgtgtaacatgtgaaaaaatactgcgaatattaattcaagtcagcaactagcaaaattatgaccaaGTTAGAgatttgttttctggcatgagggggtattcttgatttttcccagtgagaaagagtttttctgattatgccaacgtcacttgaacgcagcattcactgcaggccattcgggtctcatagtgggagcgaggcatgccgtgctgacaaaaacacatatgttatcggggttgttcgtcatgatatcggtcttatcggaatgacatcataatttcctgttattggCCCGATAACGATCGGCccaataattatcgtgcatccctaccAAAGATATTAATTAACTCAAAAGTGACTTTAAGATGTATAAAAGAGTGGCAGATCaatttcttgattaattgattaatagattaatcaactaattgtttcagctctaaatgCACTGGAGAGAAAACCTTAATGTGAACAGAAAACTGCCTTTAAAGTGTCAGTTTAAACACCTTCAATTACATGAAAACTGAggaaactccatctgctgatttAGACCATGTGtgatgatcaaaagctccacagCAGCCTCTCAATAGACCTTGTGGCAAGATTATGTTTCGCAGCTGTTCCCAAGGTCAGGAGCGGGCTTTGAATCTCAGCTTTGTGCGGTGTTTGTGTGAACACTTTGCCTTCACTGAACTTAGTGGTTTGCTTGTTTTCAGAAATGGCCTCTAGCATGAGTCTTTTGTCTGAGGAGCAGCTTCTTTGTCCCATCTGCCTGGATGTGTTCGCTCGGCCAGTTTCCACCCCATGTGGACACAACTTCTGCATGGCCTGTTTGACGGCTTACTGGAAGGACAAACCAGTGTGCCGGTGTCCCATCTGCAAGGAAACGTTTGAAACCAGGCCGGATCTCAAGGTCAACACTTTCATTTcagagcttgtgttgcagttcGTGTCACTTAAAGTGACAGACGCTCACATCTGGAGCTCAGACCAACAGCAGGCTGGCTGTGGCGGTGCGGCGCTGTGCGATATTTGTACTGACACCAAGCAAAAGGCTGTCAAATCCTGTCTGGAGTGTCTGTCGTCTTACTGCGATGTTCACCTGGAGCCTCATCATAGAGCTGCCGGACTAAAGAGACACACACTGGTTGACCCCTTGACGAGCCTGGAGGACCGGATCTGCAAGGAGCACACCAGACTCTTGATACTGTTCTGCAGAATCGACAAGGTTTTGCTGTGTGACGTCTGCGCCAGCTCTCGCCACGTGGACCACGACGTTGTCCCTGTGCAGCgtgcacacagagagatgagggCTCTGCTGGGCGAAGCCGAGGACAGAGCGCAGCAGATGATCCAGGAGAGGCAGCAGAAGGTCCGAGTTATGAAGGAGTCGGTGAAGCAAAGTGAGAAAGAAACCAAAGATGTTATAGCGAACAGCGTGCAGGACCTGACGGCGCTGGTCTCTGAGATTCAGAGGAGCCAGACGGAGCTTGTGAAGGtgatggaggagaagcagaaagcagcagaagaagaaacagatggGTTTATTAGCAGCGTGGAGCAGGAGATCGCCAAGCTGCAGACAACAAGGGTGAAGCTAGAGGAGCTAAAACAGATAGAAGACCAGTTTAATTTTCTCCAGAGCTTCCCAAACTCatccctcctgccacacacCATGGACTTGTCCACATTCAGTTTCAACAGTCACGTTCATCACATAGAGAAATCTTTGAGAAAATCAGTGTCTCAGCTGAGAATGCTGCTCAGCAAAATGAACGCggaaataaaacaattatcCGACGGCACGGACGCGTCGAGCAGCGCGATGCTGAGGTACGTGCAGCAGTACGAACAGGACGTTGTGCTTGATCCTGCCACGGCTCACCCTCTGCTCGTTATATCCggtgacaggaaacaggtgaGGTACGCAATGGGTTCCGGTTGGAGCGAGTACCAGATCCTGGACCCGAAGATGTTTACCGAACATCTCGCAGTCCTGGGACACAGGAGCTTCTCGTCGTCTAAGTTTTACTTTGAGGTGTTTGTGGGTGAGAAGACCGAATGGTGTCTGGGCGTGGCGGCGGCGTCGATCCCCAGGAGAGGGCCGCTTTTTCGGAATCCTCACAGCGGACTCTGGGTCCTCTGGTTCCTAGTAAATAAGTTTGAATCCTTCGGCGTTCCAAATGTGCCGGTACACTTAGGAAAGGTGGAGAAGGTCGGTGTGTTTGTGGATTATGACAGAGGGCAAGTTTCTTTCTATGACGTACAGACCGCAACGCTTATACACTCGTTTACTGAGTGTTTCTTTACTGAAGAACTGTACCCGTACTTTAATCCCTGTGATAACGAATATGGTTCAAACTTGGACCCGATGATAATTGTTCCTGTCAGTAGGTCCAGTGGTACAGAATGAACGGAGACTTCAGAGactgtgtttgaatgaaaaaaaaaaaaggttcaatGTAGATTTTTGGTAAATGATCACAAAATCTCTAAAACATCTGAGGGGATGattcatcttcctctgctgaTGCTGTAATTTTAtgattacttatttatttttaaagcattgTCGGTTTCCAGGGCATGAAAAGTCTTTAAAATATTATACATTATGAACCAACATGCACCTGCTGTCTTCACTAATGAGTAGTCTAATTCCACACACCTGTGTAAAGGTGAACCCAGCTCATACAAATATATGTTTGGAAACTGTGGTTTGGAGACGATGGTGCAGATCCAGTGTCCACCGTTACACCTGAGGGCTCAGAGCACTGTGACATTAGCACAAGGACTCTCTGGTTCACTTTTTCAGCCCTTCATGTGAACTTTCTATGACTTTGCTCAAGGGAGTAACCCACAATGCAAAGCGTTTTAAGGTTAAAATGGTGATAACAGTGTAATTGTCCagtgtcaaaaaagaaaaaagcactTGTTTTGGTCCCAAATCATCACGTTTGAGTAATCTGCAATTTTGCTTGAAAACAGCCTCAAACAATTAaccaattatcaaaataatagTAATGATAGCACTTTTCTGTTAATTAATCAACCAACACTCCTACTCATTAAACTACAAGTGAAATATCCACTGCACACTTCTTTTGTCCAGGTAATGTAATTTCACAAAGAGTTTTTCCATTGTTAAGACAGGTCCTACATTCGCTGAGTTAGGCCTCCAGTGCTTGGatgagacattttgacatgtctcagcaggaaaagcacaggtgtaaataataaaatgaagtaGAAGAGTAGTAGATCCGTAGTCCATATATCTGATTTGTATAAATTAACATATCTGATTTGAATAAATTAACATACTGATTAATAGCCAATGGATTGTGGGTGGGTGAAATCATTTCATGAATGCGGAAAGTGTGTATTATATTCTATAAAACATACAAGTGCATCTTCCATCAAGAAAGAAGCTGTGTGCAGCAGCGTAACTCTATAGATTCTCTGATTTCATTGATCTATTGACACGCAGACCGGATCAGTCAGGATCTAATGACGATTAATGTTCTGTGTTCTTCTGCACGTCCAAAAGGTCACACAGgttcacacagtgaaactgTTCGGAGTAAAGCGGCCGTCCTGATAAATCCTGAGCTCCACCAGAGCgctctgtttcctctgaagaGCTTCTTCTGTCCTGTCAAGTTTAGAGCTGTAGTTATTAGTTTTGTCCCACAATATTTGCTGCAGTGACATTACTGCTTTGGAGGAAACATTGAAAATGACTGAGCAGCCTCTCAAATCATTAAActaaagaataaataaagaaatcaccTGAAAAACTTGCGCTGCTCAACATCGTTTAAAAGGCAGTACCGCCCACAGGGACCAGCTGAGGTGCAGGTGTTTGTCTCTAAACTGGAGAAAACTAGAAGACCTACTGGCTGCTTACGAGCAGTCAATAAAATAGGAATTTCAAAAATTCTTAATCACCGCAACCACGAGAGGTCCTTGAACATGCAGCCATAAACGTCACGATTAGGCTGAGACCTCACAAAGCACGTTTTTGACCGTAGCTCAGATTTAATACACTAATTCCTACAAGATTTCACATAAATGCCTGACAGGTGGTGGCATTTtctatccaaaaggtcaaaggtcagcttcactgtgccACCATAACTCAGGAGCAGAAGGCAGACAGTGAACTGGTCGCTCTAAACTTGGGCGTCcatcttgaaactgtgctgattgtagagatccTATGTGCTGGTTGAACGTGTGTGAAGCGTCcgcattttacagtttgtagcttcgttgcagcagcatccatatctGAAGCTTTGTAGTTCAACATGAGCTGATTGGTCTGttgatgttgagcttcaggtgattgttgttgcaccacgTGATGAAGCCCTCCGTCAGtcctctaagtgaagacagcaggtttctctctggaatcatacatgtccATATAGTGACAACTTCCATTTCAGTAGcctttattaaattccttcataTTTAAACaactttctgtctgcctgtttgatGATGATACGTTCTTTTTACACTAATATTTCAAAGGAGGCGATGCGGCCCTAAAATAATTGCATTTAAGTTTATTTCTGATGATATTTTTGATAAGATGAAAAATGTAGTTTGTCTGCTTGGTTTtgagcacacagcagctgatgagctCGACTCGTGGCGTTTTTGGTTCTCCTCATACTCGTATCAGATGCTTCCGCTTGAGGTGGTGAAACACGTTTGTTGTAttgcagctttttgttgttACTGTTTTCTTGCACTTGTTACATATTTCTGTGGTTTGTTGTTCACATTCACACCACTGTGGTCATAGTAACGTATaacacatataaacatttaattaatgttGATTTGCTTTGATAACACAACGCATGCATGCCGTGTCAGTGCAGTTAAATCTGTGTTGATGATGAttaactaaatgaataaataaaaatatgttttacagCTGCGTGTGGTCTGTAACGGTAATAAAAGTTTTATAGCCAGCTTGATGAAAttttaataaagtaaaaaagcaTTACGTAACTGAACCAGGAAATGTTTTCGCTGTGTGTCGCTgtcatttccttcctctgtgagagcatcttaaaataaacagttctcgtttcttttttcttatctttAAATTCCCCCTTTTTCACTACTTCTAaatctcatttcctctttcctctcccgTCCTGTTTGTCTCATTCAAGTCCTTTCATTCATCTCAACACCCGCAGCgttcagacacacacgcacgcacgcaacACTCGCCTCTAACACCCTCCTCATTGCCACGACAACGGTACTCAGCCCATCGCCATGGGAACACTCAGTCTCCCTGCTCCCATAATCCATTTCCCAGCCACAATTAGTATTTGACACGGTTCACATTTGGAGGCTTGCTGTATGGGGGGTGGGTGTGAGACATCATCGGCACAATAAATATGGAATGTGGGAAAACTGCCCCTCCGTTTTTCACTATTTAACCTGATCTTCGAGCAATTTGCCGCAACAAAAGACACTGGAGGAAAATGTTGCAACAGACAAGCGTCTTGTGCAACATTTGCTGAATTCTCGTTATGAAAATCATCTCGTTATCCAGGTCATATTTAGAGAGCCTCGAGGTGGTTTACACAGAGCTGTCTTTGCAGATAGATGagaggtgtgtttttaattgcatgCACTTTTCACTTGTCTGTAAACGCCGAGATATTTCAGCTGTGGAAATGAGAAGGAGGAGTTCCTCGCCCCACCCCCCATCATGGCTTCCACTCCTCTCAGGGATgtagagaaagaagagaaaaaggggggaaatgaaagcagaaggGAGCAGGCcgaagggaagaggagaggtaAGCCTGAGTGTGGGAGCAGGGGATAAAAGAAAGACGAGGCGTCAACAGAGGGGCTTCATGAGCGTCTGAGTCAGAATGTGGGTTAAACTGGAGGGAGAAACACAGATGGAGCAGAGGggacaggatggaggaggaggaggaggaggcagggtgGAGAGACGCTTGATTTATAGCTGTGCACAGACAGGAGTATCACCTCCCACTTACCTGAGTTCTGCACCTCGTTTAAGTAACTGTCCTCAGCCACcacctgcagacaggaagagaggagaggttcAGCTGATAATGTGGCCGTCATTCAAGGCAAAAAGCAGAATAACTGATACGGGAGCAGAATAAGAGAATAATACACAGTGCCGAGGTTACGTCTTCTGTTCCTTTTGTCTGTTAGTTTGCAGAATATCTCAGACATTTACAGATTTTACTAAAAATTGATGGAAAATGAGACTTTGGGCCCAGCAAGAATCGATGAAAACATCACCATGAAGCATTTAAATAGGCTTTTTGATGATTCATACATAAATGTGGATGATGATTTGTGCATAAACGATGACGACTGCAAATGCTCCAATCCACATCGCAACAAACGCCACCGGCAAATGATACGTATTCCTCATACAAACAGTACCCCAGCATGAACTCATTAATCACCAACATTTAGTCACAAATTGTCGTACATATTCGTAAATCTGGTTTTTATTTGCGGATCATTGCTGCTACGATTGAGACTTTATTTCTCTTCATATTAATTAAGCACTCGAATTTCTGGAAATAGCCAGATTTGCTTTCTCCAGGAAGTAACCTCTCCCAGCCCAAAAGCGGCCCGAAGacacagcttgttgtttttacacttagATTTtcatacagattaaacaaacgagatataaCACGTCAAATTTTGAACTTTAGAGGTGCAAGTAGGCGGATTTTGTTACCTTCTAGCTGTTTCCcgcatttccagtctttatgctaagctacctGAGTCATCTCCTGCtgatagcttcatatttagctaTTTCTTTAACGATTTGGCTCATAACTCCTGAAGCATGAGGCGTACGCACAGATTTTTTCTACATTCCTTGGTTCAAGATGGATCAGTTATATAGTACAATATTGCTACCGtaatcaaattaaaagcataaaGTTTTCCGTGCTGTTTTTTGTACGTATATTCCACATAATTGATCACAACTCCTGACAAAATCGTTTCTTTGTCCTTCCAAAATAGCCCATATGAGCGTTGGCTGATCTTTCACCGTTGAGGGTTCGACGGTTTAGGCAGACAAAGGGTTCAAGAGAGACTGTGCTCATGTTTACAAGAAGCCAGCGTTGCTACAGTCGATGGTACAGTGAATGTAAACAGTGGTCAGGATCACCAGTTTCATGAACTCATGACCAGTGCCAGTCAGTCTCCCTAAAGGCGCTGTGTCAGATAAATCTCAGAGTGATCCCACTAATCTGACGGCCACTGAGAGGATGAATCTGACTCTGGACAAACCATGCAGCAAAAATTTCAGGACATTTTCTGTTCCTTGATTGTGCTTCAACCTTGACAAAGGTGCTCACTGTCTGAGAGGCTGATACTTACTGCTGACGATCAAAGCCAGAAAccagagaacaaagaaaagcCTGTGAGGTCGAGAGGCAAAAAATAAGAAGGAATTCTCTCACAATTTCCACCTATTTGAGTTTATTCATTAACTGCCGGGATCACTATCAAAGGAAAGAAATAAGCCACCCAGGTATGACAGTGTAGTGTAcggtgtaaacacacacacacacaaatggtaCTAGACAGCATCAGATGATATCTGACAGAGAAGTGTCggtttcattttcagaaatcaGGTCACACCTTTACACAGCGGGGCACCTTGctgagaggagacacacacacacacacacacacacacacacacacacacacacacacacacacacacacacacacacacacacacacacacaggaataacTGCAGTGAGGGCAgtgaaatacaacacatttcacCTTCACACAGGTGAGTTCTGATCTCCATTTGTCTCTCTCCAATgacccacaacacacacacacacacatatatgaagcacacacaaacacacgtttgAAACACACATGCCAACACCTCCCTCAAGGCTCTGCTCAGCCTAATGATATTAGAGCAGGAACAGGTGACCTGTGGTAGCGAACATGGGTGCTGATATCTCCACTCGCATCAATCACACGGCTCGATTACGGCCCTAATCAGTTATGATGCTCTCACAGCTGCGTCCAGTGCATggccatgcaaacacacacacacacacacacacactcttgtgcttccatcacttctggggacattacatagacttgcattcatttcttggagactCACAGTTATCATTAACATCACAACTACTTGCGTCTTCCCTCTAATATTTaatggggacttgtgttttgtccccataaggaagacgAGCCCctacaatgtgactgtgtaatcAGATTTACGTTGCAACagcatgagtaatacacatccatgcatgcacacacacacacacatagacacactgtATAGAGCAGGAAACATGCAGatgaacagaagaaaaaagaaatctgctCTGAGTGAAAAGAAATGACTGCATCTGTTTCTCCACAGTCAGTATTTTGTGCTTGTGGACAGTGATTGACAGCATATAGGACCATCCAACCCAATTGCCAGAATACATTTTGGCATTGTATGTCTCTGCAAACCTTGGATATGTTGAAATTTATCAGTTTTATGTTGTGGCAACGCTGTAGTTAAGATCTGGTAAGGTTTAGGCATGAAACCTACTCTAAAAGggttggaaaaaaacaatgtttttggcttaaaatacccgGTTTAgttgccacaaacacaactggAAAATATCCAGATTGTTAAAAATACCTGGTTTCAGCCACGGCGGCTCGAACAGTACTCTGTGGCTTGGCAGTCGTCAGACATGTATGATACACATAAAGGATATAAACCTAATGTATCCAAAGTTCCCCAAAATGACGTGCTTCCATTCAAGCTCTATAGCAGCTGCAGCAATTATGAcgggagcagaagaagaagtcaggTGATGATGAGCTCCAGGTCGAGGTGGATGAACGGGTTAACAAACCATAAGACTTGAACACAGGAGACCGACGATCATTTCATGACCAAAATCCTGTCCACAACCTTAACAACGTGTTCATCGTCCTAACCATGATGACGAAGCTCCCCAAACCTTAATGAAGCAGTCATTTTAGCCCAAAACGGGATTTTTCCTTAAATCTAACCAAGTcattttggtgcctaaaccaaaccttaacctcacatcatgaaacacatttatttttcagcacCGATTTGAACCTGTCATCCAGCCTACAGGTGTATCAGACCAGAAAATGCTTCTACAGGTATGCATCGTTCCAGAGGGCTAAAACAACATAGTTTGTGACCTAATTTGGAGGGTTTatacttatttattttgatgttttgctTGCAGTGCCATGCAGGGCCTCAGTGGGCAGACAGAGCCATGATGGGACATTTGGACTCAGAGAAAAATGCTGGATGTGATCCAGAGTAAAGCCGAGCTTGCAGGTTACAGAGACAACTTCAGCGGTTTAGTTCCTTTCTGTCTACCTGCGAACATCTTTGTTCTGATGTGCTCCTACAATCAGGATCCTCCTGACGAAAAGATTAGTGTAAtgaagttgaaatgaaaaagaaaaaaaaagctgaaactcATCTGCAGTGTGCTATTTGTGCTACATGCACGGCTGCTTCCACTGTTAGTGGGTCTAATTAAATCCTGCACATCACTGTACTCCGCTAATGACTTCTACACAAGCTACACAGCTCATGTGCTGCACGtttgcacaacacacacactgtagtgcAACataacagaaaagaagaaaaaacgcaAATGAATGAATCTAATGATTAATGGATTGATTTAGCATTAACTGATTGCTTTGCAGCATGATGAGCCTGCACAAGAAATACCAACTTCTGACCaattttatcttaaaaaatgactgacttCCAGCTGAGACTCAGGATCCTCTGACCCTCAGCTGacaacaacacctgcttcaCTACTTTTCGGTTTCAACATGTCTGTGTTGACGGACTCGCTGTGACAAGCTCCAACAGCCCGAGCAGGGTTCATTCCCACAACACCGCGGGGTCACCGCCACCGCCGACGGGCTCCTCTCATGATATCCCGCCGagggggctggaggaggagggtggaggggttGTGATTGAGAgcctgcgtgcatgtgtgtatgtgcgtgagcgtgcgcgcgcacacgcacaatGTGTCCGCTTAATTGGACAATGCGCTTCGATGGCACCATTAATTGGCTAAAAGGGAGATTAGAGGGTGTTTGATGCTCGTCTAACGCCCCGACCTGCACCTGCTTTGTTGGGAATGCATCCGGAATAAATCAATGGGTTCATTGTGAAGCATGGAAACATTACATGAGTCACTCCTTAAAGCTCGGTAGCATTTCCCTCATTATCCAATATACCAAATATATCTCATTATCAATTTAATTATCGACccaattaagtcatttttgtaATGCAGCTCAGGTCATCAAAGCGTGACTGTCACGGCACATggctcaagaaaaaaaaaataaatcaggcCACATTGCAATATCGaccccatcatcatcatcctcatcctcatcatcagacAGGAGTACGTACCTCCGCGAGCAACGGCAGCCAGAAGCAGGCGGTTCCGATCAAGCACAACATTTCGCGGCTGGTTAGAGCCATCCTTCCCGCCCGGTGTGTCCGTGTCATAGCCAGAAAAGCCGCCGCTGCACTCCCATCTCTGTGTCCGACCTGGCCGCGAGGTGAACCGCTATCCTCCGCCCGCTCGTCCCGCTGCTGGAAGGAACGTGGAGTGTGATGATGTACGTGGGAGGTTTTACGCACAGAAGACTGGGTGCGGCACTATAAGACGCTTCACGGGATggaaaacacaccaacacacacacactcacacacacacaccgatccAATTCTGTGTGAAATAGTGTTGAGCTCTGCAAAAACCTGATGCCAcaagcatctctctctctctcctctctttctcctctctctcctctctctctctctctctctctgacacacacacacacgcacgatCTGTGATTCATCATTGATGAATTGTTGAGTTTGACTGAGTTTTCTGCGCGTTTATCACTTGTATGCATCAACATCTGAGCTATGCGGATAATTTTGCAAATGACCTCTTCAGCTGGTGAACGAATGTCACCTActcacacagtcaaacacacacactgtatggaTGTATGGAAATGAATACCGTGCCTGCACTGTTCGTGCCTGATTTGCTAGATTCAATAACcaatagaaaagaaaatgttccacTGAAAAATCTGTATTGAATAATCCAGTCTGTATTGTGAGTTGGGGACAAATCGTTTGATGCTCCCTTAGTTACCCAC contains:
- the LOC121625108 gene encoding E3 ubiquitin-protein ligase TRIM21-like, with product MASSMSLLSEEQLLCPICLDVFARPVSTPCGHNFCMACLTAYWKDKPVCRCPICKETFETRPDLKVNTFISELVLQFVSLKVTDAHIWSSDQQQAGCGGAALCDICTDTKQKAVKSCLECLSSYCDVHLEPHHRAAGLKRHTLVDPLTSLEDRICKEHTRLLILFCRIDKVLLCDVCASSRHVDHDVVPVQRAHREMRALLGEAEDRAQQMIQERQQKVRVMKESVKQSEKETKDVIANSVQDLTALVSEIQRSQTELVKVMEEKQKAAEEETDGFISSVEQEIAKLQTTRVKLEELKQIEDQFNFLQSFPNSSLLPHTMDLSTFSFNSHVHHIEKSLRKSVSQLRMLLSKMNAEIKQLSDGTDASSSAMLRYVQQYEQDVVLDPATAHPLLVISGDRKQVRYAMGSGWSEYQILDPKMFTEHLAVLGHRSFSSSKFYFEVFVGEKTEWCLGVAAASIPRRGPLFRNPHSGLWVLWFLVNKFESFGVPNVPVHLGKVEKVGVFVDYDRGQVSFYDVQTATLIHSFTECFFTEELYPYFNPCDNEYGSNLDPMIIVPVSRSSGTE